DNA from Leptospira mayottensis 200901116:
AGCGCTTCAGGTCGCGAGCCATTTTAGTTATGAAATTTAAATTTGCGAGCGGATTCATCCAAACTTTCTTATATCGAATTCACATTAACTTAGAACTTGTCCCAACATTTTGGAGGTGGGAACTTCTTCCATAAATTGAACAACAATAAAATCTGTTTCAAAAACTCGTGAACTCTTTCTCTTCCAAAAGACGTAATCTGTGGGAACCCCAGCGTTTTATTTACGAACTTATCCAAAGATTAAGAACTAATTTCTTTTCGGGTTTTAGGGTAGACTTCTATATAAAATCGAAGGAGTCCCACAATTTTATAAAGACGTTTTCCGTACAAGCCTTTTCCCATTTTCACCTTGACCAACAAACTATCTCAAACAGATTGGTTGAAAACGACTTTTAAACGGGCCGGATCGATATGTACGCTATAATCTCAGTTGGAAACAGACAATACAAGGTAATCCAGGATCAGGAATTCCTGACCGAAAAAACCGGCAAAAATGCGGGGGAATCCTTTGATGCGAAAGTTCTTCTTTTTGCGGAATCCAACAATAAAGTTCATATCGGACAGCCAGAGCTAAAAACGGCTCGAGTTTCTTTAAAAGTTCTCGAAGACGTAAAAGGCGACAAAATTCACGCCTATGTTTACAAAAGAAGAAAAAACTATCAAAAAGCTTGGGGCCACAGACAAAAGCTCCAAAAAGTAAAAGTCGTTTCTCTTTCTGCGGTTTGATCCGAATTCGGATTACTCATAACGGAAAGTTTTATTCTTCCTTAGAAAGTGAGGGACATTCCCCTGCTTCTTTGGGAAAAAAAGGCGAGAATCTTCTCTGCTCTGCCGTCTCGGTTCTGGTTCAGACTCTGTATCTGTACCTTCTTCAGTCCGGCAAAGTAAAACCCGCTGAAATCCGTGATGGATACCTTCGGTTCGAGATTCTGGTCC
Protein-coding regions in this window:
- the rplU gene encoding 50S ribosomal protein L21, which gives rise to MYAIISVGNRQYKVIQDQEFLTEKTGKNAGESFDAKVLLFAESNNKVHIGQPELKTARVSLKVLEDVKGDKIHAYVYKRRKNYQKAWGHRQKLQKVKVVSLSAV
- a CDS encoding ribosomal-processing cysteine protease Prp — translated: MIRIRITHNGKFYSSLESEGHSPASLGKKGENLLCSAVSVLVQTLYLYLLQSGKVKPAEIRDGYLRFEILVQQDALIQNSFDLILTGLKNLKEQYPKEIELIGVPENGT